GAAGCCACTCACGCGGCCCGTCACCCGGTCGTCGAATCTCAACCCGATGCCCAGCAGCACGTCCGCCTCGCTGATCGCGCGGTTGGCGGCCACCGAGCCGTGCATGCCCGGCATGCCCAGCCACAGCGGGTCACTCGCCGGAAAGGCCCCCAGCCCCATCAGCGTGGTGATGACCGGGATGTCCCAGGCGCGGGCCAGCGCGGTGATTTCCGCCGCCGCGTCGAGCGAGCCGCCGCCCACCAGGATCACCGGCTTCTTGGCGCCGCGCAGCAGTTCACGGGCGCGTTCAGTGGCTTCCGGCGCAGGTGCGGGCGCTTCCGGGCGCGCGTGCGGTGCAGTGATCTCGCCGTGATAGGGCGCGAGCTGAATATCCTTGGGGATGTCCACCAGCACCGGGCCGGGCCTTCCGCTGCGCGCGATGCGGATCGCCTCCGCGATCACCTGCGGCAGCTCCTCCACGTCGCGCACCACGTAGTTGTGCTTGGTGATCGGCAGCGTGATCCCGGTGATGTCCGCCTCCTGAAAGGCGTCGGTGCCCATCAGGTGCCGCGCCACGTTCCCGGTGATCGCCAGCAGCGGCACCGAGTCCATCATCGCGTCCGCCAGGCCTGTCACCAGATTGGTCGCGCCCGGCCCCGAGGTCGCCAGGCAGACGCCGATCTCGCCGGTCGCCTTGGCCCAGCCTTCCGCCGCGTGAATGGCGCCCTGCTCGTGCCTCGCCAGCACATGCCGCACCTCGGGGTAGAAGGTCAGCGCGTCGTATACGGGCATGATCGCCCCGCCCGGATAGCCGAACACGGTGCTGATGCCGTGCCGGACCAGCGTCGCCCACAGTGCTTTTGCACCCGTCATGTCCTGCTGCGTCATGCGTTCCTCCTGTCGGCCAGATGCTCCAAACGGCGCGCGCCACGCTTACCCGAAGGCGGCGCGGCGCACCCTGCGGCCCGTGGGGTCATCCCCCGACAGGCGGCTTTCCAGTGTTGTTGTCCCCGGCTTCCCATGCTGAACCTCTCCTTCTCCCGCACTGAAAAACCCCCGCCCGGGTGGTGGGCGGGGGTGTGGCACGCGCTCGCGCTTAGCCGCCAGAACCCCCGGTGCTAAGAATTACGATCACGAGAATCGCGTGCGGCGCGTTCATGGCCTCACCCTAAACGCTGGGGAGAGGCCCGGAGGAGAGGGCGTCTAGACGCCCCGGCGGTACGGGCGGGGGAACAAACGGACGTTTGGAAGTCGCCCGCGTAAAAGACCCCTCACCCCCTCGCTGCGCGAGGTCCCTCTCCTGGGAAAGAGGGGGCATAAAAAAGCCCTCTCCCGGGGGAGAGGGTTGGGTGAGGGGTCTCTTACCGCCCACCGGGCACGAACTCGCGGTCCGCGAAGTCCTCGCGGCGGCGCTCGCCGCCCTGCCGGTCGTCGCGGTCACGGCTCCAGCGACCCTGACCGCCCCGGTTGCCGCCGCCCTGGGAGCCGCCCTCGCGGTTGCCGTAGCCGCCGCGTCCGCCCTGGGAGCCGCCGCGATTGCCACGGTAGCCGCCCTCGTCGCGGTAGCTGCTGCCCCGGTTGCCGGAGCCGCCCTGACGGCCCTCGCGGGTGGGGGCTTCGAACAGCTCGGGGAGTTCTTGGGCGACTTCGACGCCCACTTCGCCTTCGAGGGGCGAGGCGGCGAGCAGCTTCTCGACGTACTCGCTGGGCACGTCGGCCACGGTGCCGCCGCGCCACTGGCGCACCTTGCCCAGACGGCGGGTGTCCACGTCGCTGTTGCGGGCCAGCAGCGCGACGGTGCGCGGCACGCTGAGGCGCTCGCCGTGCAGGATGATGGTGGTCAGCCCTTCCTCACCGCTCAGCAGGCTGGCCGCCTTGACGGGTTCGGTCACGCCGCTGATCTTGGCGAGAGCGCGGGAGAGGGCTTCCAGGCCCAGTTCGCTGAAGAGACGCTCGGCTTCCGCCTGGAAGCTCGCGGCCACGCCACTCTCCACCTTGCGGACGGTGTCGGCGCTGGAGCGGGCGCTGGCGGCCTGCACTTCCTTGGGGGTCGGCAGGGCGCGTTCCTTGAACTGCACGCCGGTGCGGTACTCCAGGTTGCGCAGTTCGCGGTTCTCGCGGTCG
The window above is part of the Deinococcus metallilatus genome. Proteins encoded here:
- the ilvB gene encoding biosynthetic-type acetolactate synthase large subunit, which encodes MTQQDMTGAKALWATLVRHGISTVFGYPGGAIMPVYDALTFYPEVRHVLARHEQGAIHAAEGWAKATGEIGVCLATSGPGATNLVTGLADAMMDSVPLLAITGNVARHLMGTDAFQEADITGITLPITKHNYVVRDVEELPQVIAEAIRIARSGRPGPVLVDIPKDIQLAPYHGEITAPHARPEAPAPAPEATERARELLRGAKKPVILVGGGSLDAAAEITALARAWDIPVITTLMGLGAFPASDPLWLGMPGMHGSVAANRAISEADVLLGIGLRFDDRVTGRVSGFAPNAAIIHVELDAAEIGKIVRTHVPVRGDARVAARLLTEGAQKLDLPEWKAQIGEWKSRTRQPDHWGAAHAVQAVVGRLGPDDILSSDVGQHQMLAAQLARFERPRRWINSGGLGTMGFGFPAAIGAGMAEPGVRSVVIAGDGGFQMTAQELATLKMYDIRNVKICIINNSYLGMVRQWQEMFHERRYSEVWLGDSNPDFLKLADAYDVPGYRASSAEELPAAIDAWLADPRSSLLEVVVPHEHAVFPMVPAGAALNEMIEAEPPRAPRKEAKDA